GTTGGGTCCTTTCCGGGACTCAGTGCCGTAGCTAACGCATTAAGCACTCCGCCTGGGGAGTACGACCGCAAGGTTGAAACTCAAAGGAATTGACGGGGGCCCGCACAAGCGGTGGAGCATGTGGTTTAATTCGAAGCAACGCGAAGAACCTTACCAGGTCTTGACATCCCAGTGACCGTCCTAGAGATAGGATTTTTCTTCGGAACACTGGTGACAGGTGGTGCATGGTTGTCGTCAGCTCGTGTCGTGAGATGTTGGGTTAAGTCCCGCAACGAGCGCAACCCCTATTGTTAGTTGCCATCATTAAGTTGGGCACTCTAGCGAGACTGCCGGTAATAAACCGGAGGAAGGTGGGGATGACGTCAAATCATCATGCCCCTTATGACCTGGGCTACACACGTGCTACAATGGCTGGTACAACGAGTCGCAAGTCGGTGACGACAAGCTAATCTCTTAAAGCCAGTCTCAGTTCGGATTGTAGGCTGCAACTCGCCTACATGAAGTCGGAATCGCTAGTAATCGCGGATCAGCACGCCGCGGTGAATACGTTCCCGGGCCTTGTACACACCGCCCGTCACACCACGAGAGTTTGTAACACCCGAAGTCGGTGAGGTAACCGAAAGGAGCCAGCCGCCTAAGGTGGGATAGATGATTGGGGTGAAGTCGTAACAAGGTAGCCGTATCGGAAGGTGCGGCTGGATCACCTCCTTTCTAAGGAAACGGAACTCTGTACGTAGTCTTCTTTAATTTTGAGAGGTCTTGTGGGGCCTTAGCTCAGCTGGGAGAGCGCCTGCTTTGCACGCAGGAGGTCAGCGGTTCGATCCCGCTAGGCTCCATACAGTCACTGGATGTGATTGTAGGAATTGTCCATTGAAAATTGAATATCTATATCAAATAGTAACAAGAAAATAAACCGAAAACGCTGTGAATTAATGAGTTTTCTAATTTGAAAGAATTAGGTTAAATAAGGTTAAGTTAATAAGGGCGCACGGTGGATGCCTTGGCACTAGGAGCCGAAGAAGGACGTGACTAACGACGAAATGCCTTGGGGAGCTGTAAGTAAGCATTGATCCAGGGATGTCCGAATGGGGGAACCCAACATGTAATGCATGTTATCCATGACTGTTAAGGTCATGCGAAGGAAGACGCAGTGAACTGAAACATCTAAGTAGCTGCAGGAAGAGAAAGCAAAAGCGATTGCCTTAGTAGCGGCGAGCGAAACGGCAGGAGGGCAAACCGAAGAGTTTACTCTTCGGGGTTGTAGGACTGCAATGTGGACTCAGAATTTGTAGAAGAATCCTCTGGGAAGGGGAGCCAAAGAGAGTAAGAGCCTCGTATTCGAAACAGAATCTGTACCTAGCAGAATCCTGAGTACGGCGGGACACGCGAAATCCCGTCGGAATCTGGGAGGACCATCTCCCAACCCTAAATACTCCCTAGTGACCGATAGTGAACCAGTACCGTGAGGGAAAGGTGAAAAGCACCCCGGGAGGGGAGTGAAATAGAACCTGAAACCGTGTGCCTACAACAAGTTCGAGCCCGTTAATGGGTGAGAGCGTGCCTTTTGTAGAATGAACCGGCGAGTTATGATATGATGCGAGGTTAAGTTGAAGAGACGGAGCCGCAGGGAAACCGAGTCTGAATAGGGCGAATTAGTATCATGTTATAGACCCGAAACCATGTGACCTACCCATGAGCAGGTTGAAGGTGCGGTAAAACGCACTGGAGGACCGAACCAGGGCACGTTGAAAAGTGCTTGGATGACTTGTGGGTAGCGGAGAAATTCCAAACGAACTTGGAGATAGCTGGTTCTCTCCGAAATAGCTTTAGGGCTAGCGTCGATGTTAAGTCTCTTGGAGGTAGAGCACTGTTTGGGTGAGGGGTCCATCTCGGATTACCAATCTCAGATAAACTCCGAATGCCAACGAGATATAATCGGCAGTCAGACTGCGAGTGCTAAGATCCGTAGTCGAAAGGGAAACAGCCCAGACCACCAGCTAAGGTCCCAAAATAATTGTTAAGTGGAAAAGGATGTGGGGTTGCACAGACAACTAGGATGTTAGCTTAGAAGCAGCTATTCATTCAAAGAGTGCGTAATAGCTCACTAGTCGAGTGACCCTGCGCCGAAAATGTACCGGGGCTAAAACAATTTACCGAAGCTGTGGATACCTATTTATAGGTATGGTAGGAGAGCGTTCTATGTGTGGAGAAGGTGTACCGTGAGGAGCGCTGGAACGCATAGAAGTGAGAATGCCGGTATGAGTAGCGAAAGATGGGTGAGAATCCCATCCACCGTAAGACTAAGGTTTCCAGGGGAAGGCTCGTCCGCCCTGGGTTAGTCGGGACCTAAGGAGAGACCGAAAGGTGTATCCGATGGCCAACAGGTTGATATTCCTGTACTAGAGTATGAAGTGATGGAGGGACGCAGTAGGCTAACTCAACCGGACGATTGGAAGAGTCCGGCTAATCAGTGAGGCGTGGTATGAGTCAAATGCTTATACCTGTAACGTTGAGCTGTGATGGGGAGCGAAGATTAGTAGCGAAGTGAGTGATGTCACACTGCCAAGAAAAGCTTCTAGCGATGTATCATACTCTACCCGTACCGCAAACCGACACAGGTAGTCGAGGCGAGTAGCCTCAGGTGAGCGAGAGAACTCTCGTTAAGGAACTCGGCAAAATGACCCCGTAACTTCGGGAGAAGGGGTGCTCAGCTAGACTGAGCCGCAGTGAATAGGCCCAAGCAACTGTTTATCAAAAACACAGCTCTCTGCTAAATCGTAAGATGATGTATAGGGGGTGACGCCTGCCCGGTGCTGGAAGGTTAAGAGGAGGGTTTAGCGGTAACGCGAAGATCTGAATTGAAGCCCCAGTAAACGGCGGCCGTAACTATAACGGTCCTAAGGTAGCGAAATTCCTTGTCGGGTAAGTTCCGACCCGCACGAAAGGCGTAATGATTTGGGCACTGTCTCAACGAGAGACTCGGTGAAATTTTAGTACCTGTGAAGATGCAGGTTACCCGCGACAGGACGGAAAGACCCCATGGAGCTTTACTGCAGTTTGATATTGAGTGTCTGTACCACATGTACAGGATAGGTAGGAGCCTAAGAGATCGGGACGTCAGTTTCGAAGGAGGCGTTGTTGGGATACTACCCTTGTGTTATGGCCACTCTAACCCGGATAGGTGATCCCTATCGGAGACAGTGTCTGACGGGCAGTTTGACTGGGGCGGTCGCCTCCTAAAAGGTAACGGAGGCGCCCAAAGGTTCCCTCAGATTGGTTGGAAATCAATCGAAGAGTGTAAAGGTATAAGGGAGCTTGACTGCGAGAGCAACAACTCGAGCAGGGACGAAAGTCGGGCTTAGTGATCCGGTGGTTCCGTATGGAAGGGCCATCGCTCAACGGATAAAAGCTACCCTGGGGATAACAGGCTTATCTCCCCCAAGAGTTCACATCGACGGGGAGGTTTGGCACCTCGATGTCGGCTCGTCGCATCCTGGGGCTGTAGTCGGTCCCAAGGGTTGGGCTGTTCGCCCATTAAAGCGGCACGCGAGCTGGGTTCAGAACGTCGTGAGACAGTTCGGTCCCTATCCGTCGCGGGCGTAGGAAATTTGAGAGGATCTGCTCCTAGTACGAGAGGACCAGAGTGGACTTACCGCTGGTGTACCAGTTGTCTCGCCAGAGGCATCGCTGGGTAGCTATGTAGGGAAGGGATAAACGCTGAAAGCATCTAAGTGTGAAACCCACCTCAAGATGAGATTTCCCATAACGTTAAGTTAGTAAGAGCCCTGAGAGAAGATCAGGTAGATAGGTTGGGAGTGGAAGTTGTGTGAGCAATGGAGCGGACCAATACTAATCGCTCGAGGACTTATCCTAGATAGGTAAAATTCAACGAGAATCACAGTGGAAGAGGTGAAGAACTTGTTAAAGAAGAGTAGATATTCAATTTTGAGTTGACAAAGAGGGAAACCTCGCGTATACTCAAGATAGTTAAGTGACGATAGCCTAGGAGATACACCTGTACCCATGCCGAACACAGCAGTTAAGCCCTAGAACGCCGGAAGTAGTTGGGGGTTGCCCCCTGTGAGATATGGTAGTCGCTTAGCAACGGAGGAGAGATACTCTCCTCACATCAAGGGAGTTTAGCTCAGCTGGGAGAGCATCTGCCTTACAAGCAGAGGGTCAGCGGTTCGATCCCGTTAACTCCCATACGTTATAAAACGTAGGAAGGTCCCGTAGTGTAGCGGTTATCACGTCGCCCTGTCACGGCGAAGATCGCGGGTTCGATTCCCGTCGGGACCGTTCAATTAATGTAATAGATTGATTGAAGTTTGTATCCTTATGATACGATAGCGATTAATAAATCGACTCGTTAGCTCAGTTGGTAGAGCATTTGACTTTTAATCAAAGGGTCGCTGGTTCGAGCCCAGCACGGGTCATTGCGGGTTTGGCGGAATTGGCAGACGCACCAGATTTAGGATCTGGCGCTTTCGGGCGTGGGGGTTCAAGTCCCTTAACCCGCATAAATAGGAAAATAGGCCGGCTTAGCTCAGTTGGTAGAGCATCTGATTTGTAATCAGAGGGTCGCGTGTTCAAGTCATGTAGCCGGCATAGAGGGATAAATGCGAACGTAGTTCAGTGGTAGAACACCACCTTGCCAAGGTGGGGGTCGCGGGTTCGAATCCCGTCGTTCGCTTGAAGAGGCCGGGGTGGCGGAACTGGCAGACGCACAGGACTTAAAATCCTGCGATGGCAACATCGTACCGGTTCGATTCCGGTCCTCGGCATTCAAAGATAGGCACCCTTAGCTCAACTGGATAGAGTACCTGACTACGAATCAGGCGGTTAGAGGTTCGACTCCTCTAGGGTGCATCGCTCGCTTAATGGAACATTAGGGGAGATTTATTTTTAGATAGGAGCGGGAAGTAGCTCAGCTTGGTAGAGTACTTGGTTTGGGACCAAGGTGTCGCAGGTTCGAATCCTGTCTTCCCGATTTCTAATTTGGCGGTGTAGCTCAGCTGGCTAGAGCGTCCGGTTCATACCCGGGAGGTCGGGGGTTCGATCCCCTTCGCCGCTATTGTTTGTGCTGGACCTTTAGCTCAGCTGGTTAGAGCTCTCGGCTCATAACCGAGCGGTCGTAGGTTCAAGTCCTACAAGGTCCATAATATTGGAGGATTACCCAAGTCCGGCTGAAGGGAACGGTCTTGAAAACCGTCAGGCGTGTAAAAGCGTGCGTGGGTTCGAATCCCACATCCTCCTTTTAGATAATAGTAACGCGGGATGGAGCAGCTAGGTAGCTCGTCGGGCTCATAACCCGAAGGTCGTAGGTTCAAATCCTGCTCCCGCAATTTGATTGTGGATTTGGCTCGGTAGCTCAGTTGGTAGAGCAATGGATTGAAGCTCCATGTGTCGGCGGTTCGATTCCGTCTCGCGCCATAATAATAAGCGGGTGTAGTTTAGTGGTAAAACTACAGCCTTCCAAGCTGTTGTCGCGAGTTCGATTCTCGTCACCCGCTTTTGGATTCTTGTCCAAATACCAAACACATGTTTGGGCGCGTAGCTCAGATGGTTAGAGCGCACGCCTGATAAGCGTGAGGTCGGTGGTTCGATTCCACTCGTGCCCATTTATAAGTGGAGAATTACTCAAGAGGCTGAAGAGGACGGTTTGCTAAATCGTTAGGTCGGGTAACTGGCGCAAGGGTTCGAATCCCTTATTCTCCGTTGTTAACGAGATTATCAATTGATATTCTCGTTTTATTGTATTGTAAATTCGTGTTGAGTATGGATGAGGTTGGAAATGAATAAAATTTCTAAGTTGATTGTTGTAAGTTCTGTCTTGCTTGTTCTTTCATTTTCGTTGCTGTTTCTAACCGTTCAAAAGCGGTTATCGATTCCTTTTCTTTCAGAAAGTATTCATACATCGGTTGCGTATATGAATAACTTTATTTCAAAACCAGTTCGCTTTATTTCGGAACAGCGGGATGTAGTCAATCAATTACTTGATACCTATGATGAAAATAAGGAATTAAAGGAGTCCCTATCTTCTTTAGAGGGACAATTGGCGGAATTGGACACTATAAAGAAAGAGAATGATAGCTTACGGCAGACACTAGGAATGGCAGGGACTTATGTAAGTAAGGATATTCGTGTTGGGCTGGTATCGGTTCGGACACCTGTTGCTTGGAATACGCAGTTGACCATTAATCTAGGTCAAAAAGATGGTCTTACGACTGATATGTTAGTTGTATCAAATGGCGGTTTGATTGGGACAATTGAACATATTTATGACCAAGTATCAGATGTCAAATTACTGACCAATTCAGATAAGGTAACGAAAATTCCTGTGAAAATCTCGGCAGGTACATCAGATATTTATGGTATTTTGACGGGTTATGATACAGATTCTAACAGTTTTATTATCAGTCAGTTAAATAGTGTTGCTGAAATTCCAAATGGAACAAATGTGGTTACGAGTGATTTGGCTGGAGCTACTCCTTCTAATGTTCAAATTGGAAAAGTGAGAACAGTAAAAACAAGTACGAGTGATTTGAATCGGGAATTGTACGTTGAGCCAACAGCTAATTTTTCAAATATCTATTCGGTACTCGTAGTAGGTGATGGAAAATGAAAAAATATGTGACGCTTTTATTTCCCTTTATCTTATTATTCTCTTTTTTGTTAGATGGGCAACTATCTACTTTATTGACAAATTTAGTACCGGGTATTATAGCTATTTCTAGTCATCTTTTATTGATTTTAGCTTTAGTTACTGTTAGCTATTTTCCTTTATTCGTCAATCTTCTTTTGTTTACAATTTTGGGATTGGTATACGATATTTATTATCTAAATGTTGTAGGAATTTATATTACTTTATTTCCTTTAGTCGTCTATGTGATTGATTATTTCTATCAGAGTTTAAAATTTAAGCGAGTAACGAATCATATTCTGTTGCTAGTAGTCGTCTTTGTCGTGGAGTTCGGAGCCTTCTTGTTTGCCCGATTGTTTGAAGTAACTAATCTCTCAATGTTTATTTTTGTATTTTATAGCTTAGTACCAACATTGGTCTTTAATTCTTTCTTATTATTGGTAGTGCAACCCTTATTTGAGAGAATAGTTTATATCACGAATAAGACATAAAAATGTAATAATCGCGTAATATATTTACGCGATTTTTTTGATAGAATGATATAGTCAGAAAGAACAGAGGAGCTATACTACGTTATGAAGAAAAAACTTTTAGCAACCTTATTGCTCAGTACGGTTATCTTAACGAGTGCTGGAAATGTATTGGCAGTAAAAGCTAATGATACAGATAGTAAGATTGCAGCACAAGATAATAAAATTAGAGAAATTGCGAATCAACAGGCAAGTGCACAAGCTCAAGTAGATGAGATTCAAGCAAAAGTAGATGAGATTATTGCTGAACAAGCTAGTCTGACTGCTGAAAATGATCGCTTGCAAGCTGAATCACAAGCATTAAGTGCAGAAATTCAAAA
Above is a window of Streptococcus sp. zg-86 DNA encoding:
- the mreC gene encoding rod shape-determining protein MreC; amino-acid sequence: MNKISKLIVVSSVLLVLSFSLLFLTVQKRLSIPFLSESIHTSVAYMNNFISKPVRFISEQRDVVNQLLDTYDENKELKESLSSLEGQLAELDTIKKENDSLRQTLGMAGTYVSKDIRVGLVSVRTPVAWNTQLTINLGQKDGLTTDMLVVSNGGLIGTIEHIYDQVSDVKLLTNSDKVTKIPVKISAGTSDIYGILTGYDTDSNSFIISQLNSVAEIPNGTNVVTSDLAGATPSNVQIGKVRTVKTSTSDLNRELYVEPTANFSNIYSVLVVGDGK
- the mreD gene encoding rod shape-determining protein MreD, giving the protein MKKYVTLLFPFILLFSFLLDGQLSTLLTNLVPGIIAISSHLLLILALVTVSYFPLFVNLLLFTILGLVYDIYYLNVVGIYITLFPLVVYVIDYFYQSLKFKRVTNHILLLVVVFVVEFGAFLFARLFEVTNLSMFIFVFYSLVPTLVFNSFLLLVVQPLFERIVYITNKT